One Oryza glaberrima chromosome 11, OglaRS2, whole genome shotgun sequence genomic region harbors:
- the LOC127754652 gene encoding uncharacterized protein LOC127754652, translated as MESFSNLLWKSAEATPAIRLSREELGFDTRLRSALGFTVFFMRTISNSWKDIHGPEGFRPPFDIRVKLDVSKIGNLRLFWSYDWWRRDLLLKFFLRDESVVQQTHVAIDQEPGSIDRFSFRRQGFSSTSIASAGGGGDKGIIKAMITHPKPSEEVPIVSTNKSLVLRDSTARTDLPPGTKVDPKVKTVVQSLLSALEHEGAGS; from the coding sequence ATGGAGTCCTTCTCCAATCTGCTATGGAAGTCTGCAGAGGCTACGCCTGCTATTCGGTTGAGCCGGGAGGAATTAGGATTTGATACGAGATTGAGGTCTGCCCTAGGGTTCACCGTGTTCTTTATGAGAACTATATCCAATTCTTGGAAAGATATACATGGGCCCGAAGGTTTTCGCCCTCCTTTCGACATCCGAGTCAAACTTGATGTATCCAAGATTGGTAACCTAAGGTTATTTTGGAGTTATGATTGGTGGAGAAGGGACTTGTTGCTGAAATTCTTTTTAAGGGACGAATCGGTGGTGCAGCAAACGCATGTTGCAATCGACCAGGAGCCAGGTTCTATAGATCGATTCTCTTTTCGTCGTCAAGGTTTCAGTTCTACTTCAATAGCGTCCGCAGGCGGTGGGGGTGATAAAGGGATCATCAAGGCGATGATTACCCACCCGAAGCCGTCTGAGGAGGTTCCGATTGTGTCGACGAACAAATCCTTAGTTCTGCGGGATTCGACGGCGAGAACAGATTTGCCACCCGGGACAAAAGTGGATCCCAAAGTGAAGACTGTTGTGCAGAGTTTGCTGTCTGCGTTAGAGCATGAAGGGGCTGGATCTTAA